GAGAATAACCAGTCGTATCGCATTGTATTTGGTATTGTATGTTCATTCTGCAAACTCAAAtgtcaggaaggaaaaataattatcctccCCTTAAAGATTTGAGAGGAAAGCCAGTTATAACAAGTGAGCCACAAAACCTATAGTTGGCATGTGTAGTTGATGGTAGCggtaatatatatttgtatgtcaaTCTATAATTTACATTCAGCACTGTCATATCTACTATATTTTGTCCTCATAATAATAAACCTGTGaaatatgtttatgtatgtataaaattttcacattttctaatGCAACAATTATCAGAGAGCTTAGGAAGATGCTTTATCTAACAGCtcaatttttcaaaatacttttaagtCAAAATAACAAGAAGTTGCAGTTTcctcaaatatatacatttacactGGTATTTACTTATGACAACAGAAACAGTACATACTCAACAGGAAAGAGTTTGATGTGAATGTCTCCCATGCTTGTGTGGATAATGGCACTATCTGACACTCGTTTAGGTCCCTCAGCTTGAGTAGCTGCCATGACTTCTTCTTTAGAAGGTTTCTCATTAAAAACATCTCGGTCAGAATCCGCACTTTTTGTATCTTCTGGTTCTCGTTTAGTAAACtcaaggaggaaaataaaaagtgagtaAATCAATTAAATTTTTCATCTGTTTAAAATTTATGAACAAGAAAATTACATTTCTAATGAAGTATTTGAGGAAACTAAGAATTTACATCAGAATAAATGCTTATTTCAGGAATTGCTTCCAATCATAGGACATGCAAGGCAGCTAAATTTCTACATTTGCCTAATGAGAAAATTCATATGATGAAGATGAATGATTTCAAAtggaatttaatttcttttttggtgaAAATTTTTTTGAGTACCCATTTAAAAATAGGCAGTTCTGAGGTAGCTCTCTGCTTCTGCCTTCTAGTATGTCCTACCTAACCTGCCATCTATTGCTTACTTTTCACTATTTAGATTGCCTGGGTTTGAATTGTAGTTTGCCACTTAACTAGTTATATGGGTTTGGGGAAGTAAATTCATTACTTTCATTTCCTTACTCataaaagaagataataaaaactACCTCAAAATGACACCtgatatgaagattaaatgaaggatataaaatgtttagagaatagtgcctgacacagaaggcaatatatacatattaataattgTTATTACTATGAACAGGACCTGGTACTGGTAGGATGAGGATTCAAAGATGAATCAGCAGTGGACcttgacctcttttttttttgacagagtCCCATCTGATCTATCTAAACCTTGAAGCTTGGAAGAAAGGATGTACAGTACATTTTGAGTGAAGCAGAAATCTCAGGATCCTCAAGGTctatagaaaattaagaaaaaactttCAGTTGTTAAAATTCTGGACTTCTAAAGGCctatttgttttatttgactCTCAGTAAGCAGAAATCTTCTCTCCCTGAGAAAGTGGATGTTAACTGATCTCCAGGAAGGTCAGTCTAGTGCCCAGACTCTGTTTTGCCTATGTCAGTCCTTGGTCTACTTGGATCGATTCCAGATAAAGGAACAACTAAGCCAGGATGTCACTGCTTTAGCATATTTTTCTCCAGTTACCAAAGAATGACATGTCTGTTTCACTATTTaattatatgaattttaaaaattatcttgatTTAGTTCACATATAGAACTATTAAAGTTCAAATTTTATACaatcttttattttatggttATTTTATGGTACTGGATTTGAAAAAAGGGATATAAAATTTGCATATATGAATACCATTTTAGTTTTAAGAATATGTACATCTAATAATTCATGAAAATGTTAGCAGTATAAATACTCAGTGAgtgacttaattttttatttttctatttcttcagagTTTCTAAGGAACATGTGTGGTTTAATCAAACATAAACTCTGGggaaagacaatttttaaataaagtggaTGGAAAATTAAATTTAGTGTATATTAAGAACTGTCTTTTATGACTTCTTTTTACCTTCAAAAAATTATAGGTAATAAcaagaaaaagtatttttctttaacatatatattaataaatctttAGCAGTGAATTTGAAAGTTTATAAGCAAAATTCTTATCTTAAAAAGATATATCCCATTTTaggctaaaagaaaaatattggagTAGATAAACTGCTATTTCGCACATTTACCAAATGCTGGTAACCTTTAAAGCCTCACAGCTGCTTGTAAATTGTCAGACGAGCGAATGAATGAGTATACTATAATGGGTCAGATAATTCACCAAACTCTGTGGAGTTTGGTATGTGACGAAAACATAGTGCTCTGTATTTATGGATTTTATATTATCTTGAGGAAGAGAAGACAGTGTAAGGgactcctccccaccccttgAAAATAACAATTATTCCAGAAAGTGTGACATGTACACAAGCAGGCACACCTATTCCAGACTTGATGTCAGGGGAAGACTTCCAAGCTGGGATCTGAAATATGAAGAGGAACCGGGGAGAGGTTTGTGGCTGACAGAAGGAATAACCTGTGCAAACACCACCAAGTAAAAATAACATCAAGTCCTGCACATGGGGTCAAGTTCAGTATAGGCAATGaactaaaaatgaagaaagataaaCTAGGAGAGTGGTTAATATAGACAGATGGGGAGTCATTTAAGGATTTTAGGCAAAAGAATAATCACACCTGGGTTTTAGAAAGTCTCTAAGCATGAAAGACAGATACAGACGCAGAGGTCTCTACACTTCAGATTTTTCTGCTTGACTGAACAATATTAGAACAGTGTTATTCCTAGATGGCTTAGTAGTTTGATTTTGAGCCCAATCTTACTTAACATGCAAAGTACTtttaatttccagaaaaaaaaatctcttaggaATGTATACCACGGTAGCATCATTACAATGGAATCAAAAGGTGAAAAAAGATCTgtatctagagaaggaaatgtgcaAGTCATGTTGAAGAGTAAAAGGTGAATAATACTAAaatagaagaatttttaaaagtccacAGGAAAATCAATTTTGGATGCAATTATTACCACAGCCATTTACTTCCTATTGTCTTAGACAACACAAGTTGTAGAAACTAGGTTGAAAACTAGTTCAAAACCAGATGTAAAACAGTACAGAAATACTTAAACAAACCCTAGTTAAAGATTCTACAATACTAATGTTATAAGATGGTATTCTGGTTGTTTAGAAAATCTGCTATTATGGGCAACATTCTCTTCAGTTGAAAacacaagttaaaaaaataaaactccaatCAAACTGGAAGAAACATTAAAGACTATCTCCTGTTATTGATACTTCCACATACCATATAAAATCTATTCTTTTTGAAGGATGTACAGACTATTGTTGGGTCAGCTTGAATATTCTGAAGAACAGGGTTTTCAGAAGCTTTCATTTCTATAGTAGTTGCAGCACGATGTTTTTTGGCTATTCCCTGGAACAAAGCCAATTGCATCACTCTAATATTTTCTTGCTTGCCTAAGATCCGCACACAACtggaaaatacatataataaaattattaggaTTAACTCCAATTATACCAACTTTGCAGATAAAAGCTAGAAATCaactatcttttatttttgtacaAAATAACcagtaaaagatttttaaaaagtatttttctgcCTCTCCCACTCCCcccaaaaagttattttaaattggtaggtatttataattttcagattaaaaaaaataatttatttaaacagtTTTAACCTATCCCTATCATTTTAATCTTTCTTCAAGCCTTCAAAGATTCTGTATTGCCAAGAACtacaatataaatttgtttatatgTGAAAATGTACAGTAcaagactgttttcctttaaatatacTTTAAGTTCTTTTCATTTACATTCAGTGATAGTATCTGATTATAGCAATTTTGTTCTAAGACCAAATGGGCTGTTTGTACAAAAGGCTTATTGTGGTTTCATGCATTTTAACTTCTGATTTTATGTCTAGCAGGATGTAATGCTGAATTCTGTGGTTAAAATATTTGGCAACATTTAACATGAAACGGGCTAATTTAAATCAATAAGCAAAAGACAGACtgaaacttgttaaaaaaaaaacacaacaacttgCAACTATGCAtatctttcttccatttctttaacAAACATGAGTGGAAACTTTTTACATAAGATTATAAACAACCAAAAGACCACAGAAAAATCCAGTCAAAACATTTGGTTAAGTTTAGACATCTGGGACCATTCCACTTGTCTTGGAACAAACAAAactcccattgtttccccaaaggAGGAAATGGTCCTTtagaagtaaatttttaaaaagcatatgtgATATTAAAGCTTACCGGTTTGTCTCTACGTTTATAACTTTAATGCCCAGCATTGTTCCATACAGCACGAAGTGTCCAGTTTCATCAAAAACTATATTTATTAATCTTACTGCATCCACCTTCTCCAATTCACGTTCTACAGCCATCCGTCGACCAAATTCCATGTCTGGTAGCTGTTGCCTCATCTGCTGCAGTTCAGTAAACATCTAGGAAACAAACcatttattaacaaaaataatgtTACATGATAAAGGGAAGGagaatttaaataaaagcagAGTGTCCATTAATAGCCACTGACAGTTTATGtgcttatatattttcttaagtACTCTATAAACACTATAAGCAGGAATTGAATTACAAAATTCAATCataaaaaatagtatttatacTAACtcgttattttaataaaaaaaaatgagttaatgTAACTACTGCTTTTTCTGCAGAAACAATATATCTGCTGCATTTTATAAGCCACACACAGAACTTTCCAATATAAaccatatatgtaattttaaattttttagtagCTAtgttaaatgaagtaaaaatgaacatgaaattaatcttttattcaacccaatatatctaaaatattatcaaaagaCATTAAGCAAAATCaataatacaaaaaagcaaaataaagacattaaaatattaagcaatatttaaaaactgagatcttttttccttcttatacTAAGTCTTTGAAGtccagtgtgtattttacacttttAGTCCAGCTCAATTTGGACTAGTCACATGCCAAGTGTTCAGCAACCctatgtggctagtggctattaAGCTGCACAATGCAGATATGGACTGTGAGACCTTGTTCCAGGATCATGGACCTGCCATTTAACAAGCACtcgattttattttttatgatttcacTAACTTATAACAATTTcatatttcagaaaatgtttCAAGTTGTTTTGGAGCATCACTATATATTTAGATTATCATTAGGTAAATGTGATTTAGGATTGATGAATTTTATGAGTGCCCTTTAGTTTGGATATTTGGTTTACTTTTCTTTAGATATTAATATACAACTTTCAAGATAAGGGTCAGTTACTATGTACAGTCACACTACCAGCCTCCCCAAAGATGTGATCTTTACATTCAGTTTCCCCAACATTTAGGGCATAAAACTGCAGAAATCAAAAGTGGCTAGATTGCGAATGAAAAGAGGTCAGTCAGGCTTATGTCCCATCTACTACTTTTTTTCATGCTTGCATTAACAAAATCTCTGGTTTTTCTAGATGTGGAAAGAACAACAATATACGTTAACTCCAGAAATGAAAAGGAGGTATACATGTTAGGGAATAACATTAGGGTTTCTTGTTACTCATTTGCCAGAAATAGCCTAGATGCTAGACTACATTTTTGTAGTATGGGAGCCTTGACTATTTTGCTAGAAAGAAGAttcattttcaagaaataaaGTTTATAGATGGTGATCTGCCCATGTAAAAGTAATAAATGCTAATCTAACCTTTCAAGCACattagtatcttttaaaaaattaatttaattggaggataattactttacaatattgtggtgatttttgtcACATATTGACatcaatcagccacaggtgtatgtGTCCCccgatcctgaaccccccctcccaccttcccatcccatccctctgggttgtcccagagcaccagctttgagtgccttgCTTCacgcatcaaacttggactggtcatctatttcacatatggtaataaacatgtttcaatgctattctctcaaatcatcccaccctcaccttctcccacagagtccaagtctgttctttacacctgtgtctcttctgctgccttgcatataggatcgttGTTACcgtcattctaaattccatatatatgcattaatatactgtattggtgtttttttacAATATTCTAGCTTTAATAGCTGCATCTCTTACCATCTCATCATCTCTGTATGGCCATATGCAGTACTCCTGATTAATAAAATACCAAAAGATACAACTTCACACCATCCAATTAAATTTGTCTATTAAACTAGGACTCTTAACTAGTTAGAACCCTTAACATGGAACTAGGAGATACCAGTCATTAACTAACTAGTAACTAGCATTATTACTAAATTAATTGGCATTTACACcccctcttttttgggggggggtggcaAACTCCCTTATCCTGAATCTCAACTTCTGTTCTATACTTTGCTACTGATCTTATCACAATAATCCTAtaatttcaacaaatattaaagacAATAATGAAATAGAGTGAAATCAACAGCTCAGAGTATATGTGTTAAATGATTTGTATCCAGAGAATAGAtttgttttctaaggaatctaGGAAGAATTGCAAATTGtgaagagttttaaaattatagttaagTTGAAGCCACCATTAAAGAAAACATCACAAGGTTTCTCCTTTTCCCAAAAGCATAATGGAAAGTTATATTCTTCCAATAAGAAAATGAGTTATGAGGATAAGTTGACTAGCATACAAACCTTCCCTTTTGTCTGGATTCATATTCCTTCAGGCAGCTAATTCACCCAACTTATTACTACATCTCTAATAAGGTGACAGCATTTTTAAGTACTTAATGCAAGGAATCTATTATAAACTGGTGGCTAAAAAGACTGTAGAACTGACACTGTTGTACAATAAACACTATTGTTACAAAGATTTGACCCACAGACTTTTGGAGAATTCAACATACCCATAGCAGTTAGAGAACCACAAGATGGAAACATGATGAGACTCAAATATCCACAAAACCAATTATCTTTGCATGGATTAAAAACTCATTCTACAGCTACATGCtctaataaatactttttttcttcccCGTTTCTTGGCTATGCCAAAAGGCATTCAGGATCTtcattctccaaccagggattgaacgcatgcccccctgcaatggaagtgctgtgtcttaaccactgaaccactagcaAAGTCCCAATAAATTCTTGTTAACAGTTAATTATGTGTCAGGTATCATTCTTAGTGCTGGAGATTCAATCACAAGCACAACAGATACAGGACCATAAATGACACGCAGTTTAATCTACTGGGGGAGGGGGTGATACACATTAATCAAATAATAAGATCaaatattctaaaagaaaataaatagtgaTACactaccacattaaaaaaatataagtagTCTGAGACTGGAAGAATAGTGGAAGATCACTGGGGGAAATGATTCTTTGAGATTTGAAGGATGAGTTCAATATGTAAGGGGAGGAATGAGGATTAATGGGACTAGGGGTCACTCCAAGCAGGAGGgacagcatatgcaaaggcgctGTGGTGGGAGACATCAAGAAACTGAAAGAAGGCCTGACTAGGTACAgtagaggcagggagggaggtgaTTTACAGCAGGTTGAAGTGGAAGGGAGGGGTACAATACGGTAGGCCATGATTTTGGTCTCGCTCCTAAAAACAACAGGTAGCCACTGAAATAATCAAAGGATGACATGATaagataatgtatttttaaaagattcctcTGGGTGGAGCATGGATAACAGGTTAGGAAGAAGCTAGAATAGATTCAGAGAGTAGGCCACGCAACAGGCCAGGCAACAGATTATGAGCTAGGGTAGTCACAGCTGTGCTAAAAggaaatgtatgtatttaaagtatacgtagaaaataaaactgacagGACTGATGATGAATTAAACAGACGGGTAaggaaaaacagttaaaaatgacTCAGATTTCTGGCTTGTGCAAGCAGATACATATTGGTGCCATTCatgaaaacagcaaaaataaataaataaaaggataggGACAGGTCTGTTTATAATAGAAGGctggagaaataaatttttaagtagTCATATAGAAGGCAGGAGtgaaaagaatgagaagagaaGGAGGCCTAGCATGGGTTTTGAGGATCTCAAAAGAATGAGCTTTCAAACAACAAAACTACAAAAACAGCCATATAACTGTAAGAAAAACTGGCTCAGAAAATATCACATCATAAACCTAGAGAAGAGAGTTTTAAAGAGTAACAATGCAAGACAGCACATAAACAGTATCTTTAATGTGATAAGCAAATTAATCATCAATCTAAATGTCCATgtccagaaaaaaatcttttaagaaacAGCACAaactaaagacattttcagaaaagcaaaatctGATTAAATTTATATGGCACTTACACTTAGTGATTCATCAAAGACTCTCATGAGTTTTCCAGTTAAGAATCTGAAAATTCTAACTTTTCTGTCAGAACCAATAGTGGCTaatttcttcccatcaggtgaaaAACATATGCTGGTTGGATAAGCCTTGCACTTGGCAAATTCATATAAATCTGTGTCAGTTTTATATTCCCAATTCACATTTTTGGGGAATTTATACTCATAAGGAGGACCAGTCCAGTATTCAATCATTCCAGATTTGTCAGAAGACACTACTGCTTTGTAAACTGGGTTTAGCCGTATCTGAGTAAGAGGTGATGTATGGAGTTTGTCAAAGATATGCAGTGGCTGGTTATCTCCTCGACCatcataaatgaaaatttttcctGTACTTTTCTCAGAAGCAGCAACTGAAGATATGGCATCCCCCGGGCAATAGATCCACTCACACTGTCCAGGGAAATACCTAAAATAGTAAAGAATTGAGGGGGATAAGAGGAGGCCAAAACAAGTCATAAGCATCCTTACTCAGTCCCATCACTAAAAAACGTCCCTGCAGTGATTCAGCCAGTTTTAGATTCTTTGATCAAACATAGCAGCGAGAAACAGAATGGGGAAAAATAGGAAAAGTtactaatttttctctttctgacctcataAATGAATGATGATAACTTCTGAGGACTGATCAAACCACAGGAAGAGAACTCACACAGCAAGTATTTACAAGGAAACTGAAACAGACCTGGTTCTTAAAATATTCTGaggcattttttgttttgttttgatctcGAATCGATGTCTCTGTCTATGTATGTGctattctaagtcacttcagttgtgtccgactctttgggacccaatggactgtagcctgccaggctcctctgtccgtgggattctccaggcaagaatactggagtgggctgccatgcccaggtcctccaggggatctcccctacccagggatcagacatgcatctcttatgtctcctgcattggcaggcaggttctttaccattagctccacctgggaagcccctgtctaTGTATACCCTACTTTTAAATAGGTTACCATGTTAGTATACTTTACAAATCCATTCTTGAAATATTTAAGGTCAAAATATTTTAGTCATGGCTTTGCTCAAAACAAAAATGTTCTGATATCACTCTCTCATTATCAGTAGCTTGATCTCAATACTATGAGCTTTGAACGTGTTACCTGATAAAGTGTAAAAGAATTGGACAGATGTAATCAACATACTAAATTTATATATTCAATTGTGTGTTGTCTCCTTCAAAATCATTAGTCTGAGAAGCTACAGTTTCTCCAATGACAGAGCTAATGCTCAATATTTTTTGAGGACTCTCAGAATTTctataaaatcttaaaagacaCAGGCATAGCTTGGAGATGttgcaggtttggttccagatCACAAAAATTGAAAATTGCAATAATGTGAGCCATATagattttctttggttttccaGAGCACAATAAAAGTTTGTTTACACTACCTGTATTTCTACTGAAGTGTGCAAtcacattatgtctaaaaaattacatgtatatatacatatcttaatttaaaaatactttattgcttaaaaaatGCTAATTATCATGTGAGGCTTCGGCCAGTTGTAATCTTTTTGtaacagtaacatcaaagatcactgatcactataacaaatataataataatgaaaaatgaaatattatgacAATTACTAAATGTGAAATAATGACACAAACTGAGCAAATGCCTTTGGAAAAATTGGTGAGTACAGACTTACTCCAtccagggttgccacaaacttgttatttgttaaaaaaaaacaaaaaaaccaaaacccagtgtgtgcaaagtgcaataaaacaagATATGCCTGTTCTCTTTCAATACCTTCAAAGGTGGCAAATGTTCAacatatatttgatttaaaaaacaaacagctaAAGTCTGGGGGAAACAAAGCTGGGAATATGACACATATCAATAGGTATTTCTATTTGTAGTCAAAAAATAAGCTCTTATCATAAATAATGAGACTAACTTCTTTTAGTGGTTCATAAACTGGTTTTGAAGGAAATTCCCAAAAAGTACTGTCACATACTGAATTGTGTAGTTCTAATCCCTACTTTCCTCCAATTCACATGGTGAAGCCCTCATCCCCAAAGTTACTGTATCTGGAGAAAGggttttaaagaggtaattaaatgAGGTCAGAAGGTGGGGCCCTAATCCAACAGGCCTTGGCCTTCTAAGAAGTGGAAGAGCAAAATATTTCCCTCTTTCCCCTGTACTTAACAAGGACAAAGTGTGAAACCCATAAGAGTCCTCACCAGAACACAAACACTGTTAGAACAATGATTTTGGACTTTTCACCTCCAAAAGTTTTGGACTTTCCAATCtcctcatcggaaaagactcagatgctgggaaagattgaaggtaggaggagaacaggacgacagaggatgagatagttggatggcataactgacttgatggacatgagtttgagtgggctctgggagttggtgatggacagggaagcctggcgtgttgcagtcaatggggtcacaaacagtcggacacaagtgagcaactgagctgaactgaacctccagaagtgtgagaaaatatatttctgttgcttaagctaCGCATTCCATGGTCTTCTGTTTAATTTCGTTACTGCACAGTCTAACCACATAGTTTGGGTATCAATACactttaaagtttaaaatcaCCAACAATTCCAAAAATGCACATAAGCCTTATAAAAACACAATGCTATATTACTGAAATAAGCATTACTAGGAAGTTAATTTAAATGCCAGTAAATTAGACATGAGGGATGCTCATTAAATTATTAAGtagtataaaatagatataattaATCCTTGCTATGAGGCTACTTGGACATTTCTGTTGTAATTAATGACAAAACTCACAGCAGAAGCTCACAAACAACATCATAACAAAGAttcataatatttaattttccCAAGCAAAATCTAAAggcacattttttaaaggaatggtAATATATTCTGTTTAGAAATACCTATGAAATGGTGAAGTTTAGTTCAAAAATTCtttcattaagttaaaaaaaaatatatatatatacacacacacactttaaaaaagACTCACCCAAGCTTCAGCATATTGATCATGTCAAAGTTTACTACATCAAACACCTTCATTGCTTTATCATCACCCACGGAACAGAATAAAGCTCCCTCAGAGCTAACTGCAATACTCTCAATAACTCCTATTTAAAGAAACCAAATCAAAACATTCTAGtaaacataaaagaaatggatataattaaaaggaaaaaaagtttaaaaagaaattttaattaataCAGTTGAAATGAGAGccaaaaaaaagagtgaaattcttACCTAGGTGACTACGAAAATGTTTAACAAATTCAAttccctcttctatttttttccagaatttaaCATGTCC
The sequence above is a segment of the Ovis canadensis isolate MfBH-ARS-UI-01 breed Bighorn chromosome 16, ARS-UI_OviCan_v2, whole genome shotgun sequence genome. Coding sequences within it:
- the PPWD1 gene encoding peptidylprolyl isomerase domain and WD repeat-containing protein 1, whose product is MAAECGSDSQLRRRRRRDPEEPEKTELSARELVVAVPQENEEENEERWVGPLPVEATLAKKRKVLEFEKVYLDNLPSASMYERSYMHRDVITHVVCTKTDFIITASHDGHVKFWKKIEEGIEFVKHFRSHLGVIESIAVSSEGALFCSVGDDKAMKVFDVVNFDMINMLKLGYFPGQCEWIYCPGDAISSVAASEKSTGKIFIYDGRGDNQPLHIFDKLHTSPLTQIRLNPVYKAVVSSDKSGMIEYWTGPPYEYKFPKNVNWEYKTDTDLYEFAKCKAYPTSICFSPDGKKLATIGSDRKVRIFRFLTGKLMRVFDESLSMFTELQQMRQQLPDMEFGRRMAVERELEKVDAVRLINIVFDETGHFVLYGTMLGIKVINVETNRCVRILGKQENIRVMQLALFQGIAKKHRAATTIEMKASENPVLQNIQADPTIVCTSFKKNRFYMFTKREPEDTKSADSDRDVFNEKPSKEEVMAATQAEGPKRVSDSAIIHTSMGDIHIKLFPVECPKTVENFCVHSRNGYYNGHTFHRIIKGFMIQTGDPTGTGMGGESIWGGEFEDEFHSTLRHDRPYTLSMANAGSNTNGSQFFITVVPTPWLDNKHTVFGRVTKGMEVVQRISNVKVNPKTDKPYEDVSIINITVK